From the Brassica napus cultivar Da-Ae chromosome A8, Da-Ae, whole genome shotgun sequence genome, one window contains:
- the LOC106361016 gene encoding V-type proton ATPase subunit c1: MSTFSGDETAPFFGFLGAAAALVFSCMGAAYGTAKSGVGVASMGVMRPELVMKSIVPVVMAGVLGIYGLIIAVIISTGINPKAKSYYLFDGYAHLSSGLACGLAGLSAGMAIGIVGDAGVRANAQQPKLFVGMILILIFAEALALYGLIVGIILSSRAGQSRAE; this comes from the exons ATGTCTACGTTCAGCGGCGACGAAACAGCTCCCTTCTTCGGTTTCCTCGGCGCCGCAGCCGCACTCGTCTTCTCCT GTATGGGAGCTGCTTATGGAACGGCAAAGAGTGGTGTTGGTGTGGCTTCCATGGGAGTGATGAGACCCGAGCTTGTGATGAAATCTATCGTCCCTGTTGTTATGGCTGGTGTGTTGGGTATTTACGGATTGATTATTGCTGTTATCATCAGTACCGGGATTAACCCCAAGGCTAAGTCTTACTACCTCTTCGACGGATACGCCCATCTCTCTTCCGGTCTTGCTTGTGGTCTTGCTGGTCTTTCCGCTGGAATGGCCATTGGTATTGTCGGAGATGCTGGTGTCAG gGCAAATGCTCAGCAGCCTAAGCTCTTTGTCGGGATGATTCTTATCCTTATCTTCGCAGAAGCGCTTGCGCTTTACGGGCTTATTGTAGGAATCATCCTCTCCTCTAGAGCTGGCCAGTCTAGAGCTGAATGA
- the LOC106371271 gene encoding arginine decarboxylase 2 — protein MPALACVDTTAFPPPPPSLLSDASCRWNSSLSAALYRIDGWGAPYFTANTSGNISIRPHGSNTLPHQDIDLLKVVKKVTDPKPLGGLGLQLPVIVRFPDVLKNRLECLQSAFDFAVQSQGYGSHYQGVYPVKCNQDRFVVEDIVKFGSGFRFGLEAGSKPEILLAMSCLVKGNREAFLVCNGFKDVEYISLALLGRKLALNTVIVLEQEEELDLVIDLSRKMNVRPVIGLRAKLRTKHSGHFGSTSGEKGKFGLTSSQIVRVVRKLRESCMLDCLQLLHFHIGSQIPSTALLSDGVGEAAQLYCELVRLGAGMKVIDVGGGLGIDYDGSKSGDSDLSVGYTLEEYAEAVVASVRSVCDRRSVKHPVICSESGRAIVSHHSVLIFEAVSAAKPMAQEAHQVNHDDIQFLLECDEARADYEDLYAAVMRGDQESCLLYVDKLKQRCVDGFKEGVLSIEQLASVDGLCEWVLKAIGASDPVQTYNINLSVFTSIPDLWGIDQLFPIVPIHKLDQRPGARGVLSDLTCDSDGKIDKFIGGESSLPLHELDGGGGRYFLGMFLGGAYEEALGGVHNLFGGPSVVRVSQSDGPHSFAVTRAMPGQSSADVLRAVQHEPEIMFQSLKHRAEKLMHTKGGGEDEDDEELNNVVACLDRSFNNMPYLATEPASMSNSLSAAISNLGFYYSDEDGFDYLSA, from the coding sequence ATGCCTGCTCTAGCTTGCGTCGATACCACCGCCTTCCCCCCTCCGCCGCCGTCCCTTCTTTCCGACGCCTCTTGCCGTTGGAACTCCTCCCTCTCCGCCGCTCTTTACCGGATCGACGGATGGGGAGCTCCCTACTTCACCGCCAACACCTCCGGCAACATCTCCATCCGTCCTCACGGATCCAACACTCTGCCTCACCAAGACATCGATCTCTTGAAAGTTGTTAAGAAGGTAACGGATCCTAAGCCGTTAGGCGGTTTGGGATTGCAGCTCCCGGTTATCGTCCGGTTCCCCGACGTTTTAAAAAACCGGCTCGAGTGTCTCCAGTCCGCGTTCGATTTCGCGGTTCAGAGCCAGGGGTACGGTTCTCATTACCAGGGCGTGTATCCGGTTAAGTGCAATCAGGACCGGTTCGTGGTGGAGGATATTGTGAAATTCGGATCTGGTTTCCGGTTCGGTTTGGAAGCTGGGTCTAAACCGGAGATTCTCCTCGCTATGAGCTGTTTGGTTAAAGGTAACCGCGAGGCCTTTCTTGTGTGTAACGGTTTTAAAGACGTTGAGTATATATCTTTGGCTTTGCTCGGGAGGAAGCTTGCGTTGAACACTGTGATTGTGCTTGAGCAAGAGGaagagcttgatttggttatTGATCTGAGTCGGAAGATGAACGTGAGGCCTGTGATTGGGTTACGAGCTAAGCTGAGGACCAAACACTCTGGTCATTTCGGGTCAACGTCTGGTGAGAAGGGCAAGTTTGGTTTGACTAGTAGTCAGATTGTTCGTGTTGTGAGGAAGCTTAGGGAAAGTTGTATGCTTGATTGTCTCCAGCTTCTGCATTTCCACATTGGCTCTCAGATTCCGTCGACGGCTTTGCTCTCTGACGGTGTTGGGGAAGCTGCTCAGCTTTACTGCGAGCTCGTGCGTCTCGGTGCGGGTATGAAGGTTATTGATGTTGGTGGCGGTTTGGGGATTGATTACGACGGGTCTAAGTCTGGAGACTCTGATCTCTCCGTTGGTTATACTCTGGAGGAGTATGCTGAAGCTGTTGTGGCTTCTGTTCGGTCTGTATGCGACAGGAGATCCGTGAAGCATCCGGTGATATGCAGCGAGAGCGGAAGAGCGATAGTCTCTCATCATTCAGTCTTGATCTTCGAGGCTGTTTCCGCGGCTAAACCAATGGCTCAGGAGGCTCATCAGGTGAACCACGATGATATTCAGTTTCTGCTTGAATGTGACGAGGCTAGAGCTGATTACGAGGATCTATACGCTGCTGTGATGCGTGGGGACCAAGAAAGCTGCCTCCTTTACGTGGACAAGCTGAAGCAGAGATGTGTTGACGGTTTCAAGGAAGGTGTTTTGAGCATCGAGCAGTTAGCTTCTGTTGATGGGTTATGCGAGTGGGTGTTGAAGGCTATAGGCGCGTCTGATCCGGTTCAGACTTACAACATCAACCTTTCGGTTTTCACTTCGATCCCTGACCTCTGGGGGATTGATCAGCTGTTTCCTATAGTTCCTATCCATAAGCTCGACCAAAGGCCAGGGGCTCGCGGGGTCTTGTCGGATTTGACGTGTGACAGCGATGGGAAGATTGATAAGTTCATAGGCGGAGAGTCCAGCTTGCCGTTGCACGAGCTTGACGGTGGAGGAGGAAGGTACTTTTTGGGTATGTTCCTTGGAGGGGCTTACGAGGAGGCGCTAGGTGGAGTGCACAATTTGTTTGGCGGGCCAAGCGTTGTCAGGGTGTCTCAGAGCGATGGACCGCATAGCTTTGCAGTGACCCGAGCCATGCCTGGTCAGTCATCTGCGGATGTTCTCCGAGCAGTGCAGCATGAGCCTGAGATAATGTTTCAGAGTCTAAAGCACAGAGCAGAGAAGCTGATGCATACCAAAGGTGGTGgcgaagatgaagatgatgaggaaTTGAACAACGTTGTGGCTTGTCTTGATCGTTCCTTCAACAACATGCCGTATCTCGCGACTGAGCCGGCATCTATGAGTAACTCTCTTTCAGCTGCGATTAGTAACCTTGGCTTTTATTACAGCGACGAAGACGGCTTCGACTACCTTTCCGCGTGA
- the LOC106358930 gene encoding putative F-box protein At1g30925, translated as MLFFSSPHPQNPYDKSSPADFLIKFVCPELRAFTSGLIYLCANKRVIYNLSTGEYVNLPDLKRYRKSNSFLGYDPLNKQFKVLYMAYLSGPDDHRILTLGPSKEKKWRKIKCRLTHQPLHDQVRINGICISGVLYYIGKAYGYTAEERHYMIICFDVRSEKFKFVEAECFGDPKATKLINYKGKLGGIDLTYNDSDAIELCMWILEDVERKEWSKYVYTLPVNNIRNVFVVGVITTGEIVLSEKFTSTPFCVFYFSPERNTLQRVEIRGVGEYHEAFETECTVRAFVDYVVGSKFIA; from the coding sequence ATGCTCTTCTTCTCATCGCCTCATCCTCAGAATCCATATGACAAGTCTTCTCCTGCTGATTTTCTCATCAAGTTCGTATGCCCAGAACTTCGTGCGTTTACTTCTGGTTTGATCTATTTATGCGCTAATAAGCGTGTGATATACAATTTAAGCACAGGAGAGTATGTGAATTTACCTGACCTGAAGAGATACAGAAAGTCCAATAGCTTTTTAGGGTATGATCCACTTAACAAGCAATTCAAAGTATTGTACATGGCTTATCTAAGTGGTCCTGATGATCATAGAATTCTGACGTTAGGACCAAgtaaagagaagaagtggaggaaGATCAAATGTCGGTTAACACATCAGCCTTTGCATGATCAGGTACGCATCAATGGGATATGCATCAGTGGGGTTTTGTATTACATAGGTAAAGCCTATGGTTACACAGCTGAGGAGAGGCATTACATGATAATTTGCTTTGATGTTAGGTCTGAGAAGTTCAAGTTTGTTGAAGCAGAATGCTTTGGTGATCCAAAAGCTACTAAACTGATTAACTATAAGGGTAAATTAGGTGGGATAGACTTGACATATAATGACTCTGATGCCATTGAGTTGTGTATGTGGATTCTAGAGGATGTTGAGAGAAAAGAATGGTCGAAATATGTCTACACTTTGCCTGTGAACAATATCCGCAATGTTTTCGTTGTTGGGGTGATTACTACAGGTGAGATTGTTCTTTCAGAGAAGTTTACATCTACACCGTTTTGTGTTTTCTACTTCAGTCCCGAAAGAAACACTCTCCAAAGAGTTGAAATCCGAGGGGTTGGAGAATACCATGAAGCTTTTGAGACTGAATGCACAGTTCGAGCCTTTGTAGACTATGTAGTTGGTTCTAAGTTTATAGCATAA
- the LOC111200077 gene encoding uncharacterized protein LOC111200077, whose amino-acid sequence MEMAEAKAEEAATWVCWDIENCPIPNGCKAEEISQKISLALSKLNYLGPISISAYGNMNHIPPSVKKALSSTGVVLNHVHVNSRSSSSRIFRELLDWAYNSDTSNLIFISRDDSFCSYLSKWQRDRNKNVLLAHPPNASDSFVSSAKTTWLWNSLCTSLI is encoded by the exons ATGGAGATGGCGGAGGCTAAAGCTGAGGAGGCTGCAACGTGGGTTTGTTGGGACATTGAGAACTGTCCGATTCCCAATGGCTGCAAAGCTGAAGAGATCTCTCAGAAGATAAGCTTGGCTTTGAGTAAGTTGAACTACCTTGGTCCAATCTCTATCTCTGCGTATGGAAACATGAATCACATTCCTCCTTCGGTCAAAAAAGCTCTCTCTTCCACTGGAGTTGTTCTTAATCACGTCCATGTGAACTCCA GAAGTTCTAGTTCGCGTATTTTCCGCGAATTATTGGATTGGGCATATAATTCAGACACATCTAATTTAATCTTCATATCCCGTGACGATTCTTTCTGTTCTTATCTTAGCAAATGGCAAAGGGATCGAAACAAAAATGTTCTTCTAGCACATCCTCCAAATGCTTCAGACTCATTTGTTTCTTCTGCAAAGACCACATGGCTGTGGAATAGCTTGTGTACGAGCCTTATATAA
- the LOC106361019 gene encoding NADH dehydrogenase [ubiquinone] 1 beta subcomplex subunit 9 codes for MSGVSTAAYFARRAAQKERVRILYRRALKDTLNWAVHRHIFYRDASDLREKFNANQDVEDVDRIDKLIAHGEAEYNKWRHPDPYIVPWAPGGSKFCRNPTPPAGIEIVYNYGQEDNP; via the exons ATGAGCGGAGTTTCAACGGCGGCGTATTTCGCGCGGAGAGCGGCGCAAAAGGAGAGGGTTCGAATCCTCTATCGCCGTGCCCTCAAGGATACTCTGAACTGGGCTGTTCATCGCCACATTTTCTACCGAGAC GCTTCTGATCTGCGGGAGAAGTTCAATGCCAACCAAGACGTG GAGGATGTTGACAGAATCGACAAACTGATTGCTCATGGTGAAGCCGAATACAACAAATGGCGACACCCTGATCCTTATATCG ttcCATGGGCTCCTGGTGGCTCAAAGTTCTGTAGAAACCCTACTCCGCCTGCTGGG ATTGAGATTGTGTACAACTATGGTCAAGAAGACAACCCATAA
- the LOC106361020 gene encoding GATA transcription factor 3 has protein sequence MELWTEARALKASLRGEAIKHQVIVAEDLSRTSSAEDFSVECFLDFSEEGQERDEEQLVSVCSSQEEQEQDYCIFSSQPCIFDQLPSLPDEDVEELEWVSRVVDDCSSPEVSLLFTQTLKTKPSFSSSVPVKPRTKRSRNSLTGDRVWPLVSTNQHATGEQCKKKKQETAVLFQRRCSHCGTNTTPQWRTGPAGPKTLCNACGVRFKSGRLCPEYRPADSPTFSNEIHSNLHRKVMELRKSKELGEERGEATTKSDQVKFGS, from the exons ATGGAGCTGTGGACAGAAGCTAGAGCCCTAAAAGCAAGTCTAAGAGGAGAAGCTATAAAGCATCAAGTGATTGTGGCTGAGGATCTAAGCCGAACTTCTTCTGCTGAAGATTTCTCCGTTGAGTGTTTCCTTGATTTCTCAGAAGAAGGTCAAGAAAGAGACGAAGAACAACTTGTCTCCGTTTGTTCttcacaagaagaacaagaacaagattATTGTATCTTTAGTTCACAACCTTGCATCTTTGATCAACTTCCTTCTTTGCcg GATGAAGATGTGGAAGAGCTTGAATGGGTATCTCGTGTTGTGGATGACTGTTCATCACCAGAAGTCTCACTTCTCTTCACACAAACcctcaaaaccaaaccaagcttctcatCTTCAGTTCCGGTTAAACCAAGAACCAAACGGTCTCGGAACAGCTTAACCGGTGACCGAGTGTGGCCACTAGTTTCAACCAATCAACATGCAACAGGAGAGCAgtgtaagaagaagaaacaagaaacgGCCGTTTTGTTTCAAAGAAGATGCAGCCATTGTGGCACAAACACCACACCTCAATGGAGAACCGGTCCGGCCGGTCCAAAAACCTTATGTAATGCATGTGGTGTGCGGTTTAAGTCCGGTAGGCTCTGCCCAGAGTACAGACCGGCGGATAGTCCGACGTTCTCAAATGAGATCCACTCAAACCTTCATAGGAAGGTTATGGAACTGAGAAAGAGTAAAGAGTTAGGTGAAGAACGAGGAGAAGCTACTACTAAATCAGACCAGGTCAAATTTGGCAGCTAA